A region of Prochlorococcus marinus subsp. pastoris str. CCMP1986 DNA encodes the following proteins:
- a CDS encoding NAD(P) transhydrogenase subunit alpha — translation MNFDSLLWVLLLGSLLGLELIGKVPPTLHTPLMSGANAISGITMLAALTAIIKAEPNSPLLIIGSISLGFALFNVVGGFFVTDRMLAMFSRKPTKKNK, via the coding sequence ATGAATTTTGATAGCTTACTCTGGGTTTTGTTGCTTGGAAGTTTATTAGGTCTGGAATTAATAGGAAAAGTACCTCCAACACTTCATACACCTTTAATGAGTGGGGCAAATGCCATCTCAGGTATAACAATGTTGGCAGCATTAACTGCAATTATAAAAGCAGAGCCAAATAGTCCGTTATTAATAATCGGATCAATATCTCTTGGATTTGCTCTTTTTAACGTTGTAGGTGGTTTTTTTGTAACGGATAGAATGCTTGCCATGTTTAGTCGTAAACCTACAAAAAAAAATAAATAA
- a CDS encoding NAD(P)(+) transhydrogenase (Re/Si-specific) subunit beta, which produces MNLPDIIKFVIDLLAVLLLALGIKGLSKVRSAREANILAAFAMLLSVVGLLSYYLGTSGIPAQSWAWIIVGSLVGSLLGTLLAKKVPMTSMPETVALFNGFGGMSSLLVAIGAFLFPFNEVAKAGSLEPFINDASISVSIFVGAITFSGSIVAMAKLQGWLSTPGWTQVKARHFVNIVFGVTSLISFIYLISGNVSSIWLLVIASTLLGIGVTLPIGGADMPVVISLLNSYSGIAAAAAGFVVDSQLLIVAGAMVGAAGLILTQVMCKGMNRSLISVLFGGSLSAQTTTSSGSGEYTNITSCSVEECALTLEAANRVIVVPGYGLAVAQAQHTLREVTKKLEQNGIEVVYAIHPVAGRMPGHMNVLLAEADVPYEQLKEMDVVNPEFPATDVVLVLGANDVVNPQAKNDKSSPLYGMPVLDVQEARTVFVIKRGMSAGYSGIKNDLFDLPNTSMVFGDAKKVLSELIGELKDLGVGDK; this is translated from the coding sequence ATGAATCTTCCTGATATTATTAAATTCGTTATAGATCTTCTAGCAGTTCTTTTATTAGCACTTGGTATAAAAGGGTTATCAAAAGTTAGGTCTGCTAGAGAAGCGAATATATTAGCAGCATTTGCTATGTTGCTTTCTGTTGTAGGTTTACTCTCCTACTATCTAGGTACTTCTGGAATCCCAGCTCAATCATGGGCATGGATCATTGTTGGATCCTTAGTGGGAAGTTTGTTAGGAACTTTACTTGCTAAGAAGGTGCCAATGACATCAATGCCAGAGACTGTAGCTTTGTTCAATGGTTTTGGTGGAATGTCTTCTCTATTGGTAGCTATTGGTGCGTTTTTATTCCCTTTTAATGAAGTGGCGAAAGCAGGATCTTTAGAACCTTTTATTAATGATGCTTCAATTTCAGTCTCAATATTTGTTGGTGCGATTACTTTTTCAGGTTCAATCGTGGCAATGGCTAAATTACAAGGTTGGCTGTCCACTCCTGGATGGACTCAGGTTAAAGCTAGACATTTTGTAAACATTGTTTTTGGAGTAACTTCATTGATATCTTTCATATACCTAATAAGCGGTAATGTTAGTTCGATTTGGCTTTTGGTTATAGCCTCCACTCTTTTAGGAATTGGGGTAACTTTGCCAATTGGTGGTGCAGATATGCCGGTTGTTATATCTCTTTTAAATAGCTATTCAGGTATCGCAGCTGCAGCTGCAGGTTTTGTAGTAGACAGTCAGCTTTTAATTGTGGCTGGAGCAATGGTGGGAGCAGCAGGCTTGATATTAACTCAGGTAATGTGCAAAGGAATGAACAGATCTCTGATTTCTGTCCTTTTTGGAGGCTCTTTATCTGCACAAACTACTACATCTTCTGGATCAGGGGAATATACAAATATAACTTCCTGTAGTGTTGAAGAATGTGCATTAACATTAGAGGCAGCAAATAGGGTAATCGTTGTTCCCGGATATGGTCTTGCTGTGGCTCAAGCACAACATACTTTGAGAGAAGTAACAAAAAAACTAGAACAAAATGGTATTGAAGTTGTATATGCGATTCATCCTGTAGCAGGCAGAATGCCAGGACATATGAATGTTCTTTTGGCAGAAGCAGATGTTCCTTATGAACAACTCAAAGAAATGGATGTTGTTAATCCTGAATTCCCAGCAACAGATGTTGTTTTGGTCTTAGGGGCAAATGATGTTGTTAATCCACAAGCAAAAAATGACAAGAGTTCTCCTTTATATGGAATGCCTGTTCTTGATGTCCAAGAAGCAAGAACAGTCTTTGTAATAAAAAGAGGGATGAGCGCTGGTTATTCGGGGATAAAAAATGATTTGTTTGACTTGCCAAATACCTCAATGGTTTTTGGTGATGCCAAGAAAGTTTTAAGTGAGTTAATTGGAGAATTAAAGGATCTAGGAGTTGGCGATAAATAG
- a CDS encoding 1-deoxy-D-xylulose-5-phosphate reductoisomerase, whose translation MKYITVLGSTGSIGTQTLEIVSELPDKFKVVALSAGRNIDLLTEQVSQHKPEVIAIEDENLLTDLKNNINNLGISNPPIVLGGREAINSVAAWDSADTVITGIVGCAGLIPTMSAIKAGKNIALANKETLIAAGSVVIPALKESKSRLLPADSEHSAIFQCIQGLPNYENADFSTGQIPNGLKAIHLTASGGAFRDWEVEDLKNVTVEDATSHPNWSMGRKITVDSATLMNKGLEVIEAHYLFGTSYENIEIAIHPQSIIHSMIEMEDSSVLAQLGWPDMKLPILYAMSWPERFKTNWKRFNLTEIGQLTFKKPDEVKYPCMGLAYSAGKCSGTMPAVLNAANEMAVDQFLKEKISFQEIPIFINKTCESHLNKINLNPKLEDILEVDNWARIFVQEEIKKGKKYINVG comes from the coding sequence AATTCAAAGTAGTAGCTCTTTCAGCAGGGAGAAATATAGACTTATTGACGGAGCAAGTTAGTCAACATAAACCAGAAGTTATTGCTATTGAGGATGAAAATCTTTTAACAGATTTAAAAAATAATATTAACAATTTAGGAATAAGTAATCCTCCTATAGTTTTAGGTGGTCGAGAGGCAATTAATTCAGTGGCAGCATGGGATTCTGCCGATACTGTAATTACTGGAATAGTAGGATGTGCTGGACTTATTCCGACGATGTCAGCTATTAAGGCTGGTAAAAATATTGCGCTTGCCAATAAAGAAACCTTAATTGCCGCGGGGTCTGTTGTTATACCTGCTTTAAAGGAAAGCAAAAGTAGACTTTTACCTGCGGACTCTGAGCATTCAGCTATCTTTCAATGCATACAAGGATTACCTAATTATGAAAATGCCGATTTTTCAACAGGTCAAATCCCAAATGGTTTAAAAGCTATTCATTTAACTGCATCAGGAGGTGCTTTTAGAGATTGGGAAGTAGAGGATTTAAAAAATGTCACAGTGGAAGATGCGACTTCCCATCCAAATTGGAGTATGGGGAGAAAAATAACTGTAGATTCTGCCACTCTTATGAACAAAGGATTGGAGGTTATTGAAGCACATTATCTTTTTGGGACGTCTTACGAAAATATTGAAATTGCTATACATCCTCAAAGTATTATTCATTCAATGATTGAGATGGAAGATTCTTCTGTCCTAGCTCAATTAGGATGGCCTGATATGAAGCTCCCAATTTTATATGCAATGAGTTGGCCAGAAAGGTTCAAAACTAATTGGAAAAGATTTAATTTAACTGAGATTGGGCAACTTACATTTAAAAAACCGGACGAAGTAAAATATCCATGTATGGGACTTGCATATTCAGCAGGGAAATGTTCAGGAACAATGCCTGCAGTACTTAATGCTGCAAATGAAATGGCAGTAGATCAATTTCTAAAAGAAAAAATTTCTTTTCAAGAAATTCCTATCTTTATAAATAAAACTTGTGAATCACATTTGAATAAAATCAACTTAAACCCAAAGTTAGAAGATATTCTAGAGGTTGATAATTGGGCGAGGATTTTTGTTCAAGAAGAGATAAAAAAAGGCAAAAAATATATCAACGTAGGTTAA
- a CDS encoding (2Fe-2S) ferredoxin domain-containing protein — protein sequence MNVQKHLLLCATPTKQKCFKGDEGNKTWECLKKTLKNYENDSSSRNIQIMRSKVDCLRICKNGPILLIWPDGIWYEKVSPEKVSEIFTSHVINGNPIEKWIFKKTPFEK from the coding sequence GTGAACGTTCAAAAGCACTTATTACTTTGTGCAACGCCTACAAAACAAAAATGTTTTAAAGGCGATGAAGGTAATAAGACTTGGGAATGTCTTAAAAAGACTTTAAAAAATTATGAGAATGATTCTTCTTCAAGAAATATACAAATAATGAGATCTAAAGTTGATTGTTTAAGAATATGTAAAAATGGACCAATTCTTCTTATTTGGCCTGATGGCATTTGGTACGAAAAAGTTTCTCCAGAAAAAGTATCAGAAATTTTCACCTCTCATGTAATTAATGGTAATCCAATCGAAAAGTGGATTTTTAAAAAAACTCCTTTTGAAAAATAA
- a CDS encoding YheT family hydrolase: protein MAINSNLSFKFSDYINKRPFRQAFPWIGGDLQTLRDTFIFDFLQAKTNKKILLPINNILSEKFEGDYLLGFLELPENLDCLKGIVLITHGLGGSTRRFGLKRIARKLVNNGFGVIKLNLRGAGSARYLAKGNYSARCSNDIILGLKNFRQLLNSEFKDSLKNKEDLPIFGVGLSLGGTILLNACLDYRSRNRRKLLDGLACVSSPLDLLSCSNCIERPRNFLYQKWLMQRLKRQLWDGFKNEGILFPKSSLSKKIKGLKTIGEFDANFTAPSWGFKSLEDYYYQSSPIFRIQNLIKNLPPTLLIHAKDDPWVPYQSTLNLKNSLNESFDKLTILITNKGGHNGFHSNNGCWSDEAVKNWLLSL from the coding sequence TTGGCGATAAATAGTAATCTCTCATTTAAGTTTTCAGATTATATAAACAAAAGACCTTTTAGACAGGCTTTCCCTTGGATTGGAGGGGACCTTCAAACTTTAAGAGATACATTTATTTTTGATTTTCTCCAAGCTAAAACAAATAAAAAAATACTTTTACCAATAAATAATATTCTCTCAGAAAAATTTGAGGGTGATTATCTCTTAGGGTTCTTAGAGTTACCAGAAAACTTAGATTGTTTAAAAGGAATTGTTCTTATTACTCATGGATTAGGGGGATCTACTAGGCGTTTTGGTTTAAAACGAATTGCTAGAAAGTTAGTTAATAATGGATTTGGAGTTATTAAATTAAATCTTAGAGGGGCTGGTTCAGCTAGATATTTGGCGAAAGGGAATTATTCCGCAAGATGTTCGAATGATATTATTTTGGGTCTTAAAAATTTTAGGCAACTTCTTAATTCTGAATTTAAAGATTCTTTAAAAAATAAAGAAGATTTACCTATATTTGGAGTTGGATTATCTTTAGGAGGAACTATTCTTCTTAATGCCTGCTTAGACTACAGATCAAGAAATAGAAGAAAATTATTAGATGGATTGGCTTGTGTTAGTAGCCCTTTAGATTTATTATCTTGCAGCAATTGTATAGAAAGACCTCGAAATTTTTTATATCAAAAATGGTTAATGCAACGTTTGAAAAGGCAATTATGGGATGGATTTAAAAACGAAGGGATTTTATTTCCTAAAAGTAGCTTGAGTAAAAAAATTAAAGGTTTAAAAACGATAGGAGAATTTGATGCAAATTTCACTGCACCTAGTTGGGGGTTCAAATCTTTAGAGGATTATTATTATCAATCTTCACCTATATTTAGAATTCAAAATTTAATTAAGAATCTTCCCCCTACTCTTTTAATCCATGCTAAGGATGATCCTTGGGTTCCATATCAATCTACTTTAAATTTGAAAAACTCTTTGAATGAATCATTTGATAAATTAACTATTCTAATAACTAATAAGGGAGGTCATAATGGTTTTCATTCAAATAATGGTTGTTGGTCTGATGAAGCAGTTAAGAATTGGCTTTTAAGTCTTTAA
- the trxB gene encoding thioredoxin-disulfide reductase, with the protein METKVKEDNVENLVIIGSGPAGYTAAIYAARANLQPLLVTGFNSGGIPGGQLMTTTFVENYPGFPDGVLGPELMDLMKAQAERWGTNLYESDVISIDTSKSPFELKTLEGSIKSNSIIIATGASANRLGVINEDKFWSKGISACAICDGATPQFRNEELAVIGGGDSACEEAAYLTKYGSKVHLLVRSEKLRASAAMIDRVKANSKIEIHWNTKVEKANGTDWLENVETINSHKGNVEIKVKGLFYAIGHTPNTKFLNNKIELDKKGYIACNSGRPETSIEGIFAAGDVVDSEWRQGVTAAGTGCMAALAAERWLAEKNLSKIIVRETSEPEKTLSSSSFNEEVTNEDTFNLNSEWQKGSYALRKLYHESNKPILVIFSSPSCGPCHVLKPQLKRVIKEFDGAVQGIEIDIDKDQEIAKQAGINGTPTIQLFKDKLLKKQWQGVKQRSEFKEAIQNII; encoded by the coding sequence ATGGAAACAAAAGTAAAAGAAGACAATGTTGAAAATTTAGTAATAATAGGTTCTGGTCCAGCAGGTTATACAGCTGCTATATACGCAGCACGTGCAAACCTTCAACCTCTTTTAGTAACGGGATTTAATTCTGGTGGAATTCCAGGTGGTCAATTAATGACAACTACTTTCGTTGAAAACTATCCTGGTTTTCCTGATGGAGTATTAGGTCCTGAATTAATGGATTTAATGAAAGCTCAAGCCGAAAGATGGGGAACAAATCTATATGAGAGTGATGTTATTTCAATTGATACCAGTAAAAGTCCTTTTGAGTTAAAAACCTTAGAAGGAAGCATTAAATCCAATTCAATTATTATCGCAACTGGCGCAAGTGCTAATAGGTTAGGTGTTATAAATGAAGATAAATTTTGGAGCAAAGGGATAAGTGCTTGCGCAATTTGTGATGGAGCGACTCCACAGTTTAGAAATGAAGAATTAGCAGTTATTGGAGGCGGAGATTCTGCATGTGAAGAAGCTGCATATCTCACAAAATATGGTAGCAAGGTGCATTTACTCGTCAGATCCGAAAAACTCAGAGCTAGTGCCGCAATGATAGATAGAGTAAAAGCTAATTCAAAGATTGAAATACACTGGAACACAAAAGTAGAGAAAGCTAATGGTACTGATTGGCTTGAAAACGTTGAAACCATTAATTCACATAAAGGTAACGTCGAAATTAAAGTTAAAGGACTTTTTTATGCTATTGGACACACACCTAATACAAAGTTTTTAAATAATAAAATTGAATTAGATAAAAAAGGATATATTGCTTGTAATTCTGGAAGACCAGAAACTTCAATAGAAGGTATATTTGCGGCTGGCGATGTTGTAGATTCTGAGTGGAGACAAGGGGTTACAGCTGCTGGTACAGGATGTATGGCAGCATTAGCTGCTGAAAGATGGTTAGCAGAGAAGAATTTATCAAAAATAATTGTTAGAGAAACAAGCGAACCAGAGAAAACATTGTCTTCATCAAGTTTTAATGAAGAGGTGACAAATGAAGATACTTTCAATTTAAATTCCGAATGGCAAAAAGGTAGTTACGCACTGAGGAAGCTTTATCATGAGAGTAATAAACCAATATTAGTTATTTTTAGCTCACCAAGTTGTGGACCATGCCATGTATTAAAACCACAACTTAAAAGAGTGATTAAGGAATTTGATGGAGCTGTACAAGGTATAGAAATTGATATAGATAAAGATCAAGAAATCGCTAAACAAGCAGGAATAAATGGAACTCCTACAATACAATTATTTAAAGACAAATTACTTAAAAAACAATGGCAGGGTGTTAAACAACGTAGTGAATTCAAAGAAGCGATACAAAATATCATCTGA
- a CDS encoding Re/Si-specific NAD(P)(+) transhydrogenase subunit alpha has product MTKILIPIETASGERRVSATPSAVKKLKGLGCEVFVESSAGELSGFNDTLYKESGGEIVSKSNINIWENADVIFCVQTPSESNLSKLKKGAILLGLLNPYANEKLQKTITSKKISALSMELLPRISRAQSSDVLSSQANIAGYKAVLLAASELDRYFPMLMTAAGTVQPAKVVVLGGGVAGLQAVATAKRLGAIVFVSDIRPAVKEQVESLGARFIELPEIDEKPGESGGYAKAVTPEFLSKQKATLTKYLSEADVAVCTAQVLGKKAPVLIDSHMIEKMRPGAVVIDLAVSQGGNCEGTKSNETIIRNGVKLIGAGELPSSVPYDASTLYAKNLTSLITPFIKDGVINLDKEDELISGCLLSNEGVILQNKVFEN; this is encoded by the coding sequence TTGACAAAGATACTCATTCCTATTGAAACAGCCTCTGGAGAGAGAAGAGTTTCAGCTACTCCCTCAGCTGTAAAAAAATTAAAGGGTCTTGGATGCGAAGTTTTTGTAGAAAGTTCAGCAGGAGAACTATCAGGGTTTAACGACACTTTATACAAAGAATCTGGAGGTGAAATTGTTAGTAAATCTAATATAAATATTTGGGAGAATGCGGATGTTATTTTTTGTGTTCAAACTCCTTCTGAATCTAATTTAAGCAAGTTAAAAAAAGGTGCTATTCTGCTAGGCCTTTTAAATCCATATGCTAATGAAAAACTTCAAAAAACTATAACTAGTAAAAAGATCTCAGCTTTATCAATGGAATTACTTCCAAGGATTAGTAGAGCTCAATCATCGGATGTACTTTCTTCTCAAGCCAATATCGCAGGATATAAAGCAGTCCTTTTAGCAGCAAGTGAACTTGATAGATATTTTCCGATGCTTATGACTGCAGCAGGAACTGTACAGCCTGCGAAAGTTGTTGTTCTTGGTGGAGGAGTCGCAGGATTGCAGGCAGTTGCCACTGCAAAAAGACTTGGAGCTATTGTTTTCGTGTCAGATATTAGGCCAGCTGTAAAAGAGCAAGTTGAATCTCTTGGAGCAAGATTTATAGAACTTCCTGAAATTGATGAAAAACCAGGCGAATCAGGTGGTTATGCAAAAGCAGTTACGCCTGAATTCCTTTCTAAACAAAAGGCTACGTTAACTAAATATTTATCCGAAGCTGATGTTGCTGTTTGTACTGCTCAAGTCTTAGGTAAAAAAGCTCCAGTTTTAATCGATTCTCATATGATTGAAAAGATGCGACCTGGAGCAGTAGTTATTGATTTAGCCGTATCTCAAGGAGGTAATTGCGAAGGAACAAAATCTAATGAAACTATTATTAGGAATGGCGTAAAGCTAATAGGAGCAGGCGAGTTACCATCATCTGTTCCTTATGATGCAAGTACACTTTATGCTAAGAACCTCACATCTCTGATTACACCTTTCATAAAAGATGGTGTAATTAATCTAGATAAAGAGGATGAATTAATCTCTGGCTGTTTATTAAGTAATGAAGGAGTTATCCTTCAAAATAAAGTTTTTGAAAATTGA